A region from the Triticum aestivum cultivar Chinese Spring chromosome 3D, IWGSC CS RefSeq v2.1, whole genome shotgun sequence genome encodes:
- the LOC123080868 gene encoding putative disease resistance protein RGA3 isoform X1: MKPTSYNIVALPLASVSSFPAHASCTMNDEMVDVTSSSAEGDLQQWATGWGIGREAAKLNHVRRHLNSVLTEAEGKEIHNAQLARSLKEARHMASHGEDLWSGLDYYRIQEHHHDGAEGRRVDGWHGGEEPQDLLAEEGGESGTAVVHDMQQVAKDTTEEHSSSALAALQIVPYANVSNPIVPSTSSNTRPEWHLGVSREIDEHVKACIRMTSNLQEALVLEHLDDRYVIAQSTGATDPRETSSCPTKPKVYGRDQDRDLVISKLTSKESAAEKNLSVLAIIGYGGIGKTTLANVVFNDSAVSNHFDARLWVYVSGYFDQAKIMHRMLESLTGDDRHENIKGLKELQGTLESALKSKRVLLVLDDMWEDRQQQKWDELLTPLLSSDVPGNKILVTTRKPSVAKLIKATDQISLNGINEDDFWDFFKECAFGDENYKVEPRLKKIGKDILVQLKGNPLAAKSVAKLLRKNHTVDFWRRILKDSEWKQQADDYDIMPALMISYKYLPVHLQRCFSYCAVFPKYYKYEKECLVNMWIAQGLICSTDNMHKRTEDIGIEFFSDLVEWGFLQKEFELMTTHIMHDLIHDLAQKVSSHETFTIGDTESRKAPQLVRHVSIIAEWVYKTEIDGTVHPNETFLRGFFKSFGELQQTSSNLSTLLLFGPHDFEFAHSFRQEFTEVKSVRVLKLDMVLSDLDLMIGNISSFINLRYLELGCFYKGPRLELPEAICVLYHLEVLDIKKNWGNSTVLPRDMNKFVKLRHFIARDELHAKIAGVGEMVSLQELKAFDVRKASEFSIMQFRRLNQLRGSIRICNLGDVGSKDEAINARISEKVHLTGLHLSWNTVSEDRVHTESNVDILEDLKPHAGLIDLGIIAYRHPVPSWLSNNIHLTSLRSLHLDSCSYWKTIPTPHQLPLLRELRLSNMVRVSKIEIGCLEILELHTLHRLTQCIVLDKEQLSVNLRVLEIDDCIRLKEFPLLSISKDTLISDCQFTHLHRLWVRGCFVHMSISQLLHMDSLLYIDLFLRPSLEQFRLVPIGQSDGLRMEIKGTAEVKSKDEKLFPFNKLRDLEELEITDYPGLMCLPWEGLQKLASLKKFKMSNFGKLFSCISGLYLPPSVQELEFNRCNITMKQLSHVLLSLPLLKKFSLTSCEEVTSLPIGLFTDEHNQTVEGSWHIPPSFLATLESLEISFRMRAHAKESSVMQFWSKQCLGKFTSLKKVVIEYCPALLSTVISGGMSHIPPSSLATLRVDCITDRRLQLSELSSLTDLHVIDCSSLTCVNLDGCTALRELYISGCGMLSSLEGMQSCEALRQFSIYDCKALRSLRVSLGSLATLSIESNPNLAYVDLNSCTALQKLCIKGCATTASWDGLKSLGALGDLKVENSPGFTRSWQLASAEVESKHSSYFPRRLQVLDIDDIGVLCVPICSQLTSLKTLTIHGSIYCRRDYGDALTDDHERALLLVTSLRDLEFDQFKHLRSLPAGLECLTTLQRLTVSRCELITSLPAGGIPASLRDMEIHGCSEELTAQCRAMCRDRKIYFGVGAYTVGSIETD; the protein is encoded by the coding sequence GTTGCCAAAGACACCACAGAAGAACATTCATCTTCAGCACTGGCTGCTCTTCAAATTGTGCCCTATGCCAATGTTTCCAACCCAATAGTCCCGTCCACCAGCAGCAACACTCGCCCGGAATGGCATCTTGGCGTATCACGTGAGATAGATGAACACGTTAAGGCCTGCATCAGGATGACCAGCAATCTGCAAGAGGCCCTTGTGTTAGAACATCTGGATGACCGTTATGTTATTGCGCAGAGCACAGGGGCGACTGATCCTCGGGAGACGTCATCTTGTCCCACCAAACCCAAAGTTTATGGTAGGGACCAAGATCGGGACCTTGTAATAAGTAAGTTAACAAGCAAGGAATCTGCTGCTGAGAAAAACCTCTCCGTCCTTGCCATAATCGGTTACGGAGGAATTGGGAAGACTACCCTGGCTAATGTGGTTTTCAATGACTCTGCTGTGTCAAATCATTTTGACGCGCGGTTATGGGTCTATGTTTCTGGCTATTTTGACCAAGCTAAGATTATGCACAGAATGCTCGAGTCCTTGACTGGGGACGACAGGCATGAAAACATCAAGGGTTTGAAGGAGCTGCAGGGCACCCTTGAATCTGCACTGAAATCAAAAAGGGTGCTACTTGTGTTGGATGACATGTGGGAAGATAGGCAACAGCAAAAATGGGATGAGCTGCTAACTCCACTGCTTTCCAGTGATGTTCCGGGGAATAAAATTCTCGTGACAACTCGAAAGCCATCTGTTGCAAAATTGATTAAAGCTACAGATCAGATTAGTCTGAATGGTATAAATGAAGACGACTTCTGGGATTTTTTTAAAGAAtgtgcctttggagatgagaactaCAAAGTTGAACCAAGGCTGAAGAAAATTGGAAAGGACATACTTGTCCAGTTAAAAGGTAATCCTTTAGCAGCAAAAAGTGTTGCCAAATTATTGAGAAAGAATCATACTGTTGATTTCTGGAGGAGAATTCTGAAAGATAGTGAATGGAAACAACAAGCAGATGACTACGATATCATGCCGGCCCTGATGATCAGCTACAAATATTTACCGGTGCACCTCCAGCGGTGCTTCTCATACTGTGCTGTTTTCCCAAAGTATTATAAGTATGAGAAAGAATGTTTGGTCAATATGTGGATAGCCCAAGGTTTGATATGTTCCACTGACAACATGCATAAACGAACGGAGGACATTGGAATTGAATTTTTCAGTGACCTAGTTGAATGGGGATTTCTTCAAAAGGAATTTGAACTTATGACCACACATATCATGCATGATCTCATTCATGATTTGGCACAGAAGGTTTCATCTCATGAAACCTTCACCATAGGGGACACTGAGTCTAGAAAGGCACCACAGCTTGTTCGTCATGTCAGTATAATTGCTGAGTGGGTGTATAAGACAGAAATAGATGGCACCGTGCATCCTAATGAGACTTTCCTCCGTGGATTTTTTAAATCATTTGGTGAGCTGCAACAAACTAGTAGTAACTTGAGCACATTGTTGCTGTTTGGTCCACATGACTTTGAATTTGCACACTCATTCCGCCAAGAATTCACTGAGGTGAAGTCAGTCCGTGTGTTGAAATTAGACATGGTGCTCTCTGATCTGGATTTAATGATCGGAAACATTTCCTCATTTATTAATCTTCGCTATCTGGAGTTGGGCTGCTTTTATAAGGGCCCCAGGTTGGAACTGCCAGAGGCTATATGTGTGCTTTATCATTTGGAAGTACTTGATATAAAGAAAAACTGGGGAAATAGCACAGTTTTACCAAGAGACATGAACAAGTTTGTTAAGTTACGCCATTTTATTGCCAGGGATGAGTTGCATGCAAAAATAGCGGGTGTTGGGGAGATGGTTTCCCTTCAAGAGCTCAAGGCATTTGATGTCCGAAAGGCAAGTGAGTTCAGCATAATGCAGTTCAGAAGATTGAATCAGCTCAGAGGATCAATTAGGATTTGCAATCTTGGTGATGTAGGAAGCAAAGACGAGGCCATCAACGCAAGAATCTCTGAGAAGGTCCACCTCACTGGTTTGCATTTATCGTGGAACACTGTGTCTGAGGATAGAGTTCATACTGAAAGTAATGTTGATATCCTCGAGGATCTGAAACCACATGCCGGACTTATAGATCTGGGAATCATAGCATACCGTCATCCTGTACCTTCATGGCTCAGCAACAATATTCACCTCACCTCATTGCGGTCACTTCATCTGGATAGCTGCTCTTACTGGAAAACGATTCCAACACCCCACCAATTGCCTCTGCTCCGTGAGTTGAGGTTGAGTAATATGGTTCGTGTTTCCAAAATAGAGATTGGCTGTTTGGAGATATTGGAACTACACACTTTGCACCGTTTAACACAGTGCATAGTTTTGGACAAGGAGCAGTTATCTGTGAATCTGCGAGTTCTTGAGATAGATGACTGCATTAGATTGAAGGAATTCCCCTTGCTGTCTATCTCTAAAGATACGCTAATAAGTGATTGTCAGTTTACTCATCTTCACAGGCTTTGGGTTCGCGGTTGCTTTGTTCACATGAGCATCTCACAACTTCTGCACATGGATTCTTTATTGTATATAGATTTGTTCTTGAGGCCAAGTTTGGAGCAATTTCGACTTGTACCGATTGGCCAATCAGATGGGCTGCGCATGGAAATCAAAGGAACTGCGGAAGTTAAGAGCAAAGATGAAAAATTGTTCCCATTCAACAAACTCAGGGACTTGGAGGAGCTTGAAATAACAGATTATCCAGGTCTGATGTGCCTGCCATGGGAAGGCCTTCAAAAGTTGGCATCATTGAAAAAATTTAAGATGAGTAACTTCGGCAAACTATTTTCTTGCATATCTGGGCTCTATCTGCCTCCATCAGTCCAAGAACTTGAGTTTAATCGGTGCAACATCACAATGAAACAACTGTCGCATGTCCTGCTGAGCCTTCCGTTGCTCAAGAAATTCAGTTTAACTAGTTGTGAAGAGGTGACATCTTTACCTATAGGTCTGTTTACAGATGAACACAACCAAACAGTGGAAGGCTCCTGGCATATCCCTCCCAGCTTCTTGGCGACTCTGGAAAGCTTGGAGATCTCATTCAGAATGAGAGCGCATGCCAAAGAAAGCTCAGTGATGCAATTTTGGAGCAAGCAATGCTTGGGGAAGTTCACCTCTCTTAAGAAAGTTGTCATTGAATATTGCCCTGCTCTCCTATCTACTGTGATTTCAGGAGGAATGTCCCATATACCTCCATCTTCTCTGGCAACACTCCGTGTGGATTGCATCACAGACCGCCGTCTGCAATTATCAGAACTCTCTTCCCTCACCGATTTACATGTCATTGATTGCTCATCTTTGACATGTGTCAACTTGGATGGTTGCACTGCATTACGAGAGCTGTATATTTCAGGATGCGGCATGTTATCATCGCTTGAAGGTATGCAGTCATGTGAGGCATTGCGGCAGTTTAGCATCTATGATTGCAAGGCGCTTCGTTCGCTCAGAGTATCGCTCGGCAGCCTCGCAACACTGAGCATAGAGAGCAATCCCAATTTGGCATATGTAGACCTGAATTCTTGTACGGCGCTGCAGAAACTGTGCATCAAAGGCTGCGCTACAACAGCGTCGTGGGATGGTCTTAAATCCCTTGGTGCTCTCGGGGACTTGAAAGTTGAAAATTCTCCAGGCTTCACAAGGTCATGGCAATTAGCATCGGCAGAAGTTGAGAGCAAGCATAGCAGCTACTTCCCGCGAAGACTGCAAGTGCTTGATATTGATGACATTGGTGTCCTATGTGTGCCCATTTGCAGTCAGTTAACCTCTCTGAAGACACTCACCATTCATGGATCTATTTATTGTCGGCGTGACTATGGGGACGCTTTGACGGATGACCATGAGAGAGCACTGCTACTTGTCACCTCCTTGAGAGACCTCGAATTTGATCAGTTTAAGCATCTCCGGTCACTGCCTGCAGGGCTTGAATGCCTTACAACGCTGCAGAGGCTAACTGTTAGCAGATGTGAACTTATCACGTCCCTACCAGCGGGGGGTATCCCGGCATCGCTCAGGGACATGGAAATCCATGGTTGCAGCGAAGAGCTAACTGCACAATGCCGAGCAATGTGCAGAGATCGAAAGATATATTTTGGCGTTGGTGCTTATACCGTTGGCTCGATAGAAACAGATTAG
- the LOC123080868 gene encoding putative disease resistance protein RGA3 isoform X2 — protein sequence MTSNLQEALVLEHLDDRYVIAQSTGATDPRETSSCPTKPKVYGRDQDRDLVISKLTSKESAAEKNLSVLAIIGYGGIGKTTLANVVFNDSAVSNHFDARLWVYVSGYFDQAKIMHRMLESLTGDDRHENIKGLKELQGTLESALKSKRVLLVLDDMWEDRQQQKWDELLTPLLSSDVPGNKILVTTRKPSVAKLIKATDQISLNGINEDDFWDFFKECAFGDENYKVEPRLKKIGKDILVQLKGNPLAAKSVAKLLRKNHTVDFWRRILKDSEWKQQADDYDIMPALMISYKYLPVHLQRCFSYCAVFPKYYKYEKECLVNMWIAQGLICSTDNMHKRTEDIGIEFFSDLVEWGFLQKEFELMTTHIMHDLIHDLAQKVSSHETFTIGDTESRKAPQLVRHVSIIAEWVYKTEIDGTVHPNETFLRGFFKSFGELQQTSSNLSTLLLFGPHDFEFAHSFRQEFTEVKSVRVLKLDMVLSDLDLMIGNISSFINLRYLELGCFYKGPRLELPEAICVLYHLEVLDIKKNWGNSTVLPRDMNKFVKLRHFIARDELHAKIAGVGEMVSLQELKAFDVRKASEFSIMQFRRLNQLRGSIRICNLGDVGSKDEAINARISEKVHLTGLHLSWNTVSEDRVHTESNVDILEDLKPHAGLIDLGIIAYRHPVPSWLSNNIHLTSLRSLHLDSCSYWKTIPTPHQLPLLRELRLSNMVRVSKIEIGCLEILELHTLHRLTQCIVLDKEQLSVNLRVLEIDDCIRLKEFPLLSISKDTLISDCQFTHLHRLWVRGCFVHMSISQLLHMDSLLYIDLFLRPSLEQFRLVPIGQSDGLRMEIKGTAEVKSKDEKLFPFNKLRDLEELEITDYPGLMCLPWEGLQKLASLKKFKMSNFGKLFSCISGLYLPPSVQELEFNRCNITMKQLSHVLLSLPLLKKFSLTSCEEVTSLPIGLFTDEHNQTVEGSWHIPPSFLATLESLEISFRMRAHAKESSVMQFWSKQCLGKFTSLKKVVIEYCPALLSTVISGGMSHIPPSSLATLRVDCITDRRLQLSELSSLTDLHVIDCSSLTCVNLDGCTALRELYISGCGMLSSLEGMQSCEALRQFSIYDCKALRSLRVSLGSLATLSIESNPNLAYVDLNSCTALQKLCIKGCATTASWDGLKSLGALGDLKVENSPGFTRSWQLASAEVESKHSSYFPRRLQVLDIDDIGVLCVPICSQLTSLKTLTIHGSIYCRRDYGDALTDDHERALLLVTSLRDLEFDQFKHLRSLPAGLECLTTLQRLTVSRCELITSLPAGGIPASLRDMEIHGCSEELTAQCRAMCRDRKIYFGVGAYTVGSIETD from the coding sequence ATGACCAGCAATCTGCAAGAGGCCCTTGTGTTAGAACATCTGGATGACCGTTATGTTATTGCGCAGAGCACAGGGGCGACTGATCCTCGGGAGACGTCATCTTGTCCCACCAAACCCAAAGTTTATGGTAGGGACCAAGATCGGGACCTTGTAATAAGTAAGTTAACAAGCAAGGAATCTGCTGCTGAGAAAAACCTCTCCGTCCTTGCCATAATCGGTTACGGAGGAATTGGGAAGACTACCCTGGCTAATGTGGTTTTCAATGACTCTGCTGTGTCAAATCATTTTGACGCGCGGTTATGGGTCTATGTTTCTGGCTATTTTGACCAAGCTAAGATTATGCACAGAATGCTCGAGTCCTTGACTGGGGACGACAGGCATGAAAACATCAAGGGTTTGAAGGAGCTGCAGGGCACCCTTGAATCTGCACTGAAATCAAAAAGGGTGCTACTTGTGTTGGATGACATGTGGGAAGATAGGCAACAGCAAAAATGGGATGAGCTGCTAACTCCACTGCTTTCCAGTGATGTTCCGGGGAATAAAATTCTCGTGACAACTCGAAAGCCATCTGTTGCAAAATTGATTAAAGCTACAGATCAGATTAGTCTGAATGGTATAAATGAAGACGACTTCTGGGATTTTTTTAAAGAAtgtgcctttggagatgagaactaCAAAGTTGAACCAAGGCTGAAGAAAATTGGAAAGGACATACTTGTCCAGTTAAAAGGTAATCCTTTAGCAGCAAAAAGTGTTGCCAAATTATTGAGAAAGAATCATACTGTTGATTTCTGGAGGAGAATTCTGAAAGATAGTGAATGGAAACAACAAGCAGATGACTACGATATCATGCCGGCCCTGATGATCAGCTACAAATATTTACCGGTGCACCTCCAGCGGTGCTTCTCATACTGTGCTGTTTTCCCAAAGTATTATAAGTATGAGAAAGAATGTTTGGTCAATATGTGGATAGCCCAAGGTTTGATATGTTCCACTGACAACATGCATAAACGAACGGAGGACATTGGAATTGAATTTTTCAGTGACCTAGTTGAATGGGGATTTCTTCAAAAGGAATTTGAACTTATGACCACACATATCATGCATGATCTCATTCATGATTTGGCACAGAAGGTTTCATCTCATGAAACCTTCACCATAGGGGACACTGAGTCTAGAAAGGCACCACAGCTTGTTCGTCATGTCAGTATAATTGCTGAGTGGGTGTATAAGACAGAAATAGATGGCACCGTGCATCCTAATGAGACTTTCCTCCGTGGATTTTTTAAATCATTTGGTGAGCTGCAACAAACTAGTAGTAACTTGAGCACATTGTTGCTGTTTGGTCCACATGACTTTGAATTTGCACACTCATTCCGCCAAGAATTCACTGAGGTGAAGTCAGTCCGTGTGTTGAAATTAGACATGGTGCTCTCTGATCTGGATTTAATGATCGGAAACATTTCCTCATTTATTAATCTTCGCTATCTGGAGTTGGGCTGCTTTTATAAGGGCCCCAGGTTGGAACTGCCAGAGGCTATATGTGTGCTTTATCATTTGGAAGTACTTGATATAAAGAAAAACTGGGGAAATAGCACAGTTTTACCAAGAGACATGAACAAGTTTGTTAAGTTACGCCATTTTATTGCCAGGGATGAGTTGCATGCAAAAATAGCGGGTGTTGGGGAGATGGTTTCCCTTCAAGAGCTCAAGGCATTTGATGTCCGAAAGGCAAGTGAGTTCAGCATAATGCAGTTCAGAAGATTGAATCAGCTCAGAGGATCAATTAGGATTTGCAATCTTGGTGATGTAGGAAGCAAAGACGAGGCCATCAACGCAAGAATCTCTGAGAAGGTCCACCTCACTGGTTTGCATTTATCGTGGAACACTGTGTCTGAGGATAGAGTTCATACTGAAAGTAATGTTGATATCCTCGAGGATCTGAAACCACATGCCGGACTTATAGATCTGGGAATCATAGCATACCGTCATCCTGTACCTTCATGGCTCAGCAACAATATTCACCTCACCTCATTGCGGTCACTTCATCTGGATAGCTGCTCTTACTGGAAAACGATTCCAACACCCCACCAATTGCCTCTGCTCCGTGAGTTGAGGTTGAGTAATATGGTTCGTGTTTCCAAAATAGAGATTGGCTGTTTGGAGATATTGGAACTACACACTTTGCACCGTTTAACACAGTGCATAGTTTTGGACAAGGAGCAGTTATCTGTGAATCTGCGAGTTCTTGAGATAGATGACTGCATTAGATTGAAGGAATTCCCCTTGCTGTCTATCTCTAAAGATACGCTAATAAGTGATTGTCAGTTTACTCATCTTCACAGGCTTTGGGTTCGCGGTTGCTTTGTTCACATGAGCATCTCACAACTTCTGCACATGGATTCTTTATTGTATATAGATTTGTTCTTGAGGCCAAGTTTGGAGCAATTTCGACTTGTACCGATTGGCCAATCAGATGGGCTGCGCATGGAAATCAAAGGAACTGCGGAAGTTAAGAGCAAAGATGAAAAATTGTTCCCATTCAACAAACTCAGGGACTTGGAGGAGCTTGAAATAACAGATTATCCAGGTCTGATGTGCCTGCCATGGGAAGGCCTTCAAAAGTTGGCATCATTGAAAAAATTTAAGATGAGTAACTTCGGCAAACTATTTTCTTGCATATCTGGGCTCTATCTGCCTCCATCAGTCCAAGAACTTGAGTTTAATCGGTGCAACATCACAATGAAACAACTGTCGCATGTCCTGCTGAGCCTTCCGTTGCTCAAGAAATTCAGTTTAACTAGTTGTGAAGAGGTGACATCTTTACCTATAGGTCTGTTTACAGATGAACACAACCAAACAGTGGAAGGCTCCTGGCATATCCCTCCCAGCTTCTTGGCGACTCTGGAAAGCTTGGAGATCTCATTCAGAATGAGAGCGCATGCCAAAGAAAGCTCAGTGATGCAATTTTGGAGCAAGCAATGCTTGGGGAAGTTCACCTCTCTTAAGAAAGTTGTCATTGAATATTGCCCTGCTCTCCTATCTACTGTGATTTCAGGAGGAATGTCCCATATACCTCCATCTTCTCTGGCAACACTCCGTGTGGATTGCATCACAGACCGCCGTCTGCAATTATCAGAACTCTCTTCCCTCACCGATTTACATGTCATTGATTGCTCATCTTTGACATGTGTCAACTTGGATGGTTGCACTGCATTACGAGAGCTGTATATTTCAGGATGCGGCATGTTATCATCGCTTGAAGGTATGCAGTCATGTGAGGCATTGCGGCAGTTTAGCATCTATGATTGCAAGGCGCTTCGTTCGCTCAGAGTATCGCTCGGCAGCCTCGCAACACTGAGCATAGAGAGCAATCCCAATTTGGCATATGTAGACCTGAATTCTTGTACGGCGCTGCAGAAACTGTGCATCAAAGGCTGCGCTACAACAGCGTCGTGGGATGGTCTTAAATCCCTTGGTGCTCTCGGGGACTTGAAAGTTGAAAATTCTCCAGGCTTCACAAGGTCATGGCAATTAGCATCGGCAGAAGTTGAGAGCAAGCATAGCAGCTACTTCCCGCGAAGACTGCAAGTGCTTGATATTGATGACATTGGTGTCCTATGTGTGCCCATTTGCAGTCAGTTAACCTCTCTGAAGACACTCACCATTCATGGATCTATTTATTGTCGGCGTGACTATGGGGACGCTTTGACGGATGACCATGAGAGAGCACTGCTACTTGTCACCTCCTTGAGAGACCTCGAATTTGATCAGTTTAAGCATCTCCGGTCACTGCCTGCAGGGCTTGAATGCCTTACAACGCTGCAGAGGCTAACTGTTAGCAGATGTGAACTTATCACGTCCCTACCAGCGGGGGGTATCCCGGCATCGCTCAGGGACATGGAAATCCATGGTTGCAGCGAAGAGCTAACTGCACAATGCCGAGCAATGTGCAGAGATCGAAAGATATATTTTGGCGTTGGTGCTTATACCGTTGGCTCGATAGAAACAGATTAG